A single region of the Salvelinus sp. IW2-2015 unplaced genomic scaffold, ASM291031v2 Un_scaffold16384, whole genome shotgun sequence genome encodes:
- the LOC112080579 gene encoding transmembrane protein 180 codes for MGRRGCDCRFAVPTAVLYGSLSLFVSILHNVFLLYYVETFVSVYKIDKLSFWVGETVFLIWNSLNDPLFGWLSDRSFLSSPQSGPQISSPEVVLKRLAALSRNGPLFALSFLAFWVSWARPGLQFLVCLCLYDGFLTVVDLNHNALLADLAVSAYDRTRLNFHCSLFSALGSLSVFMSYCVWDKGDFYSFRLFCVALAVVSALGFTAVSRLLKSRFQKEARLRQDEALQLKELSIGQSPLTQQEKPVTLGEYLRQLSKHRNFMWFASMNLVQVFHCHFNNNFFPLFLEHLLSDSISASTGSILLGISYIAPHLNNLYFLTLCQRYGVYAVIRWLFLVKLALSVAMLLAGADQVYLLCIFIASNRVFTEGTCKLLNLVITDLVDEDFVVNQRQQAASALLFGMVALVTKPGQTFAPLIGTWLLCVYTGYDIFERNSIQDSAAASPVSGQAGFTVPLRQGCFYLLVFVPISCALLQLLAWSRFTLHGRRLQGVKAQRQGTQHSHLMDVKAI; via the exons CCTGTCCCTGTTTGTCTCCATCCTACACAACGTCTTCCTGCTCTACTACGTGGAGACCTTTGTCTCCGTTTATAAGATCGACAAGCTCTCCTTTTGGGTCGGAGAG acagtgttcctGATATGGAACAGCTTAAACGACCCTCTCTTCGGCTGGCTGAGTGACCGCTCCTTCCTCAGCTCCCCACA ATCTGGCCCCCAGATCTCCAgcccagaggtggtactgaaGCGGCTGGCTGCCCTCTCTAGGAATGGCCCCCTGTTCGCCCTCTCCTTCCTGGCTTTCTGGGTGTCATGGGCGCGGCCGGGCCTCCAGTTTCTGGTGTGCTTGTGCCTGTATGACGGCTTCCTCACCGTGGTGGACCTCAACCACAACGCCCTGCTGGCCGACCTGGCCGTGTCGGCCTACGACCGCACGCGCCTTAACTTCCACTGCTCTCTGTTCAGTGCCCTGGGCTCGCTCTCGGTCTTCATGTCCTACTGCGTCTGGGACAAGGGCGACTTCTACTCGTTCCGGCTGTTCTGCGTAGCGCTGGCGGTCGTCTCGGCACTGGGCTTCACCGCCGTGTCGCGCCTGTTGAAGAGCCGCTTTCAGAAAGAGGCGCGCCTGAGACAGGACGAGGCACTGCAACTCAAAGA GTTGAGTATTGGCCAGAGCCCTCTAACCCAGCAGGAGAAGCCAGTCACTCTAGGAGAGTATCTAAGGCAGCTCTCCAAGCACAGAAACTTCATGTGGTTCGCCTCTATGAACCTTGTCCAGGTGTTTCACTGTCACTTCAACAACAACTTCTTCCCTCTGTTCCTGGAGCACCTCCTCTCTGACAGCATCTCTGCCTCCACCGGCTCCATTCTGCTGG GGATCTCCTACATAGCACCCCACCTGAACAACCTGTATTTCCTGACCCTGTGTCAGCGCTATGGGGTCTACGCGGTCATCCGCTGGCTGTTCCTGGTCAAGCTGGCTCTCAGTGTGGCCATGCTGTTGGCCGGGGCCGACCAGGTCTATCTGCTGTGCATCTTCATCGCCag taacCGGGTGTTTACAGAGGGTACCTGCAAGCTGTTGAACCTGGTCATCACAGACCTGGTGGATGAGGACTTTGTGGTGAACCAGCGCCAGCAGGCGGCGTCAGCGCTGCTCTTCGGTATGGTGGCTCTGGTAACCAAGCCTGGCCAGACCTTTGCTCCTCTCATCGGCACCTGGTTGCTGTGTGTCTACACAG GCTATGATATCTTTGAGAGAAACTCCATACAGGACTCTGCGGCAGCATCCCCTGTCTCAGGCCAAGCAGGCTTCACTGTTCCACTTCGCCAGGGTTGTTTCTACCTGCTGGTGTTTGTGCCCATCTCCTGCGCCCTGCTGCAGCTACTGGCCTGGTCCCGCTTCACCCTCCACGGCCGCCGACTGCAGGGCGTCAAGGCCCAGAGGCAGGGAACCCAGCACAGCCACCTCATGGATGTCAAGGCCATCTGA